The following DNA comes from Curtobacterium sp. 9128.
CGCCACGAGCCTCCAGGCGGTCCGCCAGCAGGCGGAACGTGCGGTACGCGAGCACGCCCTCCTGTCCGAGCGGTGTGCAGATCACGACCCCAGCGCGCACCGACGGCGGCGTCTGCACCGCGACCCGGGAAGCCGGGGAACCCGACCACCCGTGCGTGGTGGTCACAGCGTCAGCGCGCGACGGACAGCCGCTGGCCATGCGGCGGGGTCGGTGCCGTGCGCGGCGAACAGGGCGATCGTGATGCGCTCCAGGCCGAAGGCCAGGCATGCGCTGTGGGCGACCTCGCCGTCCTCGGTGCGGAGCCCGAAGGACAGGCCGAAGTGGTCCTCGTGGAGGTTGGCGGAACTGATCGCGGTCGCCTCGCCCGCGTCACCGTAGACCGGCGTGACGAACTCGTACTTCAGCGCCTGTTCGACCTGGTTGCGCGCGAGGATCTTGCCCACGCGGCCGAAGAACGGGTCGTTCGCGGGGACCACGTCGATGTCCAGCCCGAAGCCTTCCAGGAGCGACCGCATCACGGGGATGTGTTCGTCGCGGTGCGCCTTCGCCGATGTGGGTGTGCCGATGTGGACGAACTCGTGCATGTGGAACGCCTGCAGCCGCATCGGGTCGAGCGATGGCTCACGCCGGAACGAGTCGCCGACGATGTCGAAGGACCGGCCGGCCTGCTGCACCGTGTCACCGACCAGGCCGTAGACCGGGTGGCAGACCGCTGGGGCGAGCATCAGGTCCGCCGGCTCCAGGAAGGACTCCCAGCGCTCGCCGCGTTCGCGCGCCGCGAGGAGCTCGCGGTGCTTGCGGTCGCCGCCGGTGAAGCCGGAGATCGACGCCGCGAGGTCCGGGAACGAGGCGATGTAGTCGGTGCGTTCGAACGCGGCGAGCGGTTCGACGGGCGGGAAGCGGAGGACCTCGGAGTCGAGGTCCGCCATCGAGCGGACGGCAGCGGTGTCGACGGCGGTGTACACGCGCTCGAAGACGCCGGTGCGGCCGTAGAGCCCGGGGGACCCGAGGTCGATGAGGACGCGATCGGCGAGGAGTCGTGCCCGGAGCGCTGCGCGGGCACGGTCGAGCGGCGTCGCGGTCACGGGTGCTTCGGTGATTGTCACAGGATCGCTCCGCTCATGAGTGCCAGGCCGGCGTCGTTCTGGAGGAGACGGTCGTTGCTCACCATGACGGCGGCGCCGTGTGCGTCTCGGAGGTGCCGGGCGATGCTCATCGGTCCCGACGCGGCGTACCCGGCGATCCCGACGATGCGGAGCGCTGCGGTGACGATGTCCGTCACCTTCTGGGAGGCGCCGACCTTCAGCGCGTTCGCGGCGAGGGCGTATGCGCTCGACTCGAGGGTGTCGGGGTCGTCGGCGACGGCGTCGAACCGCTCGGCGGCGTGCCGGACGCCGTCGGCGAGGCCCTGGAGGTCGACGAGGAGCTCCGCGAGCCGCAGCGCACCGGGTGGTGTCGTCCCGATGCTGGCCCGTGCCTGCTTGCGGACGGCCGAGCGTGCGCGTTCCGCTGCCGAGGCCGCGATGCCGAGCCACACCGACGCCCACAGCACGTGCGAGACGGGGAGGATCGTCTGCGCCGAGATCGTGGCGTAGTCGTCGCGGAACACGTGGTCGAGGGTGGTCTCGGCGTCGAGGATCCACCCGTTGCTGCACGTGCCCCGGAGTCCGAGTGTGTCCCACGTCGAGGTCTGCGAGAGCACGGTGCGTTCGGTGTCGCAGATCACGAGGCGCTGGTCGGACGCCGGTGCGTCGGGGTCGCGGCGAGCGGTGACGAACACCGCGCTGGACTCCGTGGCGTAGGAGATGACGGGGGCGTCCTTGCGGAGGCGGATGCGACCGGGGACCTCGGTGGACGCCTCGATCGCGCAGGTGGACCGTCGAGCGTCGCCACCGACGCCCTTCTCGGTGGTCGACGACGCGACGAGCGCGCCACCCAGGACCTGGTCGATCATCGCGCGCACGCCGGCAGCGTCACCGCCGTGGCGCCAGAGCGCCATCACCTGGCCCTGGTGCATCGCGAACACCATCCCCGTCGCTGCGCACGCACCGCCGAGCTCGGTCGCGATCGCGGACAGGTCGGACACCGAGGCGCCTTCGCCACCGCGTTCGACCGGGACCGCGGCGGCGAGCAGGCCGTACTCGCGCATCGCGGCGATCGCCTCGCGCGGGGGCCGGGCGTCCCGGTCGACCTCGTCCGCGAACTGCGCGGCGACGGCTGCGACGGCGGCGGTGCGCTCGGCGAAGCGGTCCGCGGTGGATCCGGCCGCGACCACGGACCGCGTCGGGGACTCCGGCTGCAGCGTGGTCACGCCGTCACCTGGGCCGCCGCGGTGGTCAACGACTCCACGGAGGAGAACGTCGCTCGATGCAGGAGGTGGTCGGGGAACTCCGCGTCGAGGTCGTTCTCGATCGCGAGCATCACGTTGACGGTCGCGTGGGACGTCAGCCCGAGGAGGTAGAGATCCGCGATCGGTGCCACGTCCCACGCGTCGACGGTGAGCCGCCCGTGGTCGGCGAGCGCGCGTCGGACGGCCTGTTCGGTCGTGTCAGCGAGGGTGTTCTGGTCCGGCTGCATGCGAGCAACCCTAGGGACCGGGATGCCCCGGAAAGCCGCCGTCCGGATGCGCGAAACCGCAACGACCCGCCCGGGGCTGAACAGCGGTTCAGGGTGTCCCGATGCGGGGCCCGTTCACCGGTCTGCCAGCGCCACCGCCGTCGCGAGCGCCAGCCCACGCTCGTGGGACAGTGACACGTCGACCACGGTGATCCCCTGCGCTTCGGCGAGCGTCAGGGCTGCGCCGGTGAGCTCCACCACCGGGGCGCCGTGGCCGTCGAGCACGATCGCGACGTCGTGCAGCGGGACCGCCTGCCCGCCGGTGGGGCGGAGGAGCTTGATCACGGCCTCCTTGCCGGCGAACCGCGCGGCGAGGCGCTCCGGGTCGTCGTGAGCGTCGGTGCGCTCCCGGACCGTGAAGACCCGGGCGAGGTACCGCTCGCCGTGCGCGCTGATCCCGGCGAGGACGTCGTCGACTGCGGCGAGGTCGCACCCGGTGCGGACGGCGGTCATGCCGAGATCGTACGTGCCCCGGCCGGTCGTCGGGCCGCGTCGCGCTGCCGGACGGTCGGCCGGTGCCGCCGGACCCGGTGGCCTAGGCTCCGGATCGTGCGCGACCACGGCTTTGCGGCCCGCGACACGCCGACGAGGGAACCGATCGCGGGGCTGCGGACACCACAGGACATGAACCAGATCACGGGGGACCGCGCCGACTGGGCCCTGAGCACCGCGGGCGACGGCCAGGCGTTCGGGCGGGTGTTCGACAGGCACGCTCCACGGCTCCGTCGACACGCGGTCGGACTCGTCCCCACCCCTGCCGATGCCGACGACGTGGTCGCCATCGCCTTCCTCGAAGCCTGGCGGCGACGTGACCACGTGCGGTTCGTCGACGACTCCCTGCTGCCCTGGCTGCTCGTGACGACGACGAACGCGGCGCACAACCTCACCCGCTCGACCCGCAGACACCGCAGCTTCCTCGGCCGGTTCCCCGTCGACGACCCCGCTCCCGACCCCGCCGAGCGGTTCACCGACGGGGACGCGGTCGCCGCGCTCCGCGGCCTCGGGCTCGCCGACCAACGGGTCCTCACGCTCTGCGTCCTCGAGGGGCTCAGCGAACGCGAGGCGGCGACGGCACTCGGCGTCCCCGCCGGGACCGTCAAGTCCCGACTCCACCGGGCGAAGGCCCGGCTCCACCAGCAGTACACAGCCACAGCGGAACCCCTCGGAGGCGCACTGTGAACGACGAACGCTCCCCACTGGACGACGAACGCCCTTCTTGGGACGACGAACGCTCCCCACGACTGACCGCGATGCGCGATGCCCTCGTCGCCGAGGTCGTGTCCACTCCTGCGGCCCGAGCGCGCCGTCGGCGGCGACCGACCCGGGCCACGGTCGCAGCCGTCGTCGCCGCGTTCCTGGTCGGCGGCGGCCTGACCGGCGGGCTCACCGCCGCAGCGCTCCCCGGCAACGACCCGGACACCGCCGTCCAGGCTTCGCTCGGTGCCACGACGCGGTCCATGGTCGAGGACGTCAACCACGGCCGGCTCCTCGGCACCCCGACGTTCCGCGTCACACACGGCGACACCGCGCTGACCCTGTCCTCCCGACCATCCGGCGCGGACCGCGTCGCCGTGGCGTGGGCATGTCTCGACGGCAGTGCCCCGACCGTCGAGGTGGGAGGTCGCCCGGTCGAGGGCACCACGTGTGGTCGTCGCGCCGACCCGGAGTCCGAGCAGATCGGATGGGCGCTCGCCGCGGCACCGGCGTCCGGCGACGTCTCGGTGACCCTCTCCGCCGACGACGCCGACCGGTACGGCGTGTGGGTCTCGTGGGCGAGGTCGCCGCAGATCGCTCGTCCGTCCGCGCAGCAGGAGGCCGAGACGGCCGACGGCGTCGTCACGCTGGACGAGTACCGGACGGCGTTCAACCGGCTGCTCGCGTGTCAGGCACAGGCCGGGCAGCCGATGGCCGACGTCCCGCTCTCCTGGTACTCGGACGGCGGGTGGAACGGCGAGGGGCGGGGGATCGGTCCCTGGTTCCTGTACACCACGCCGTCCGACGGGAGCGAGGTCTTCGACACGCAGTGCTACCCGAGGGAGTTCGGCGCCGTGGACGCGATCTGGCAGGGGGAGCACCCGATGCCGGAGGACCCGCCGGCGGCCGGGTGACGCCAGCCAGACGTGCGCCCTGTGAGGATTCGCCGGGGGCGTCCGTCGCACGTCCTGGCCCGGTGGGTAGCGTTCGGGACATGACGACACCCGCAGAGACCGACCACAAACGCCGGGGCGGGTGGTTGCCTGGCCAGGACGACCTCGAAGCCTGGATCGAAGGGCACCGCGAACGCGCTCGCGCCCACCGCGACCGCCCGCTGCACCCCGCCGTCGCCGCGTTCCGGCACCTGTTCGACACCGACCCGGTGATCCGGATGGGGATGACCCGCATGATCGAGCAGGTCCCGCACGGCAAGCAGTACCGGAAGCGGCACATCGAGGACACCGACGAGTTCTTCTCCCTCGTCAACGAGGTCATGACGACCGCTCCGGCGTTCAGCGACGGCGGCATGGTCACCACCCCGTTCGCCGCGATCCTCGACTGGACGATGGCCACCCCGGCCGGGTTCGCCGTCTACCGGGACCCGAAGGTCAACGCCGCACTGAAGGACGTCCTGGACGCGTGGGCCGAGTACCTCGACAGCCCCGCCTCGCTGTCCGTGATCGTCGACGCACCCGACGGGTGGAAGTCGGAGCAGGCACAGCAGGTCGTCGGCATGGACCAGTTCCAGCACGACCCCGACGCCGAGCACTGGGGCTTCACGTCCTGGAACGACTTCTTCATCCGCCGGTTCAAGGACGGCCAGCGCCCCGTCGCGGCCCCCGACGACGACACCGTCGTGGTCAGCTCGAGCGAGTCCACGCCGTACGCCATCGCGACGAACGTGCAACGTCGTGACGAGTTCTGGGTGAAGCAGCAGCCGTACTCCCTCGAGGACCTCCTCGCGAACGACGAGTCCGTGGACCGGTTCGTCGGCGGGTCCGTGTACCAGGCGTTCCTCAGCGCCACGAACTACCACCGCTGGCACGCACCCGTCGCCGGCACCATCGTCCGCGCCTTCGTCCAGCCCGGCACGTACTTCTCCGAAGCCGACGCCGAGGGCTCGGACGCCGTGGAGCCGAAGGACTCGCAGGGGTACCTCGCGCACGTCGCCGCGCGGGCCGTCATCATCATCGAAGCCGACAACCCGTCGCTCGGACACGTCGCGGTCGTCCCCGTCGGGATGATCGAGGTCTCCTCCTGCGTCATCGGCGACGGCATCGAGCCCGGCCGTCACGTCGACAAGGGCGACGAGCTCGGGTACTTCCAGTTCGGCGGGTCCACCGAGTGCCTCGTCTTCGAGCCCGGTGCGATCGAGTCGTTCGCCGTGCAGGCGTTCCCGGACCCGCGGCACCCCGCGCTGGTCCGCCTCCACACGCAGATCGCGACCGCCGCGTCGGTCTGACCCGTCGGCTCGGTCCGCGGATCCTGCGGACTGGAGGCTCGGTGCCAGCCGACACCGAGCCTCCAGTCAGCCACGGGGCGGGCCCGGCGACCGTCGCTTGGAGCCGTCCCGTGTGTTCGCTCCGGGTGACGGCCTGCGGCGGTCAACCGATGCGACGGAGCGCGCGCGGCCACTCCTGGTCCGCGGTCACCGAGGCCCGAGTGTCGTCGCTCCGACGGAGGTCGTCGACCAGGTGTGCGAGTCGGACCGCGTCGACGAACGAGGGCGCGGTCGAGGTGCCGTCGCGGACGTCGGCGCGGAGTGCTCGGTAGACGCCCGCGACGTTCACGACTGAGTCCGGCAGCGCAGGCGTGTCGATCGGCTGCCGCTGGCCGTCGACGAACAGCTCGAGGACCCCCGCCTGGAACCCCCGCGGCGCCCCGCCGACGAGTTCGAGGACGCCGGTGGACCCCTCGATCGTGAGGCGGAACGGCGTGTCGTCCGGGCCGCGGCCGCCCACGACCTCGGCGACGAGTGCCGCACCGTCGGAGAACCTGCCGAGGACCGCGACGTGGTCGGGCAGCGTCCTGGGCACGACGGAGCCCGTCGTGGACCGGAGCTCCGGGAACCGGACGGTGTGGAGCGCGGAGACCTCGACCGGGGACCCGAGGAGTGCTGCGACGACGTCGAGGGTGTGCGCCGCCTGGATGGTGAGCAGGTGCATGCCCGCATCCGGGTCCTCCAGCGGTGCCGCGCTCTCGTCGACCGTGGGACCGAACCCGGCCGTCGTCGAGGAGACGCGCACGACGAGGACGCGGCCGACGGCGTGGTCCGCGAGGAGCTGCGCCGCTCTGAGGACGGCGGGATCGCGACGGGCCTGCAGTCCGACCGCCGACCGCACTCCTGCCACCGCGACGGCACCCGCGATGGTCGTCATCGCCGCGGTGCCGACCGCGACGGGCCACTCCGTCACGACGTGCTTGCCGTGCTGGAGGGCGGCGTGGATGAGGGGCTCGTGCGCGGACACCGAACTGGCGACCGTGACGATGTCCACGTCGGGATCCCGGATGAGCTCCAGGGGATCGCCGTACGCCGCCGCGACCCCGAAGGCCGCCCCGGCCGCATCGGCGCTCGTCTGGCTGCGCGTGGCGACGGCGGACAGCTCGAGTCCTTCCGTGGCGGCGATGGCAGGGACGTGGGCTTCTCGCGCCCACCCTCGTGCTGCGTTGACGCCGATGATGCCGACGCGAAGCGTTTCCATGGCGAGAGCCCTCCTTTTTCGGAACGATGCGTTCACTATATCTTTCGGAACGGTCCGTTCGCTATGTTGTGTGCATGGGAGCCGGAGCGTCTGCAGGACCGCAACGCGGGCGGCCGGTCAGCCTGCAGTCGAGGACCGCAGCGGTCAGTGCCGCGGCCGCCCTGCTCGCCGATGCGGGGTGGCCCGAGTTCAGCATCGACGAGGTCGCACGACGTTCGGGCGTCGGGAAGGCGACGATCTACCGGCACTGGGCCGGAGCCTTCCCGCTCGCCGTCGAGGCATGGGGCGACCTCGTCACGGAGGCGGTCCCGACCGTGTCCACCGGACGGGTCGAAGACGACCTCCTCGACCAGGTGGCGCGACTCGCCGAGTTCTACGCCAGCGCCGACGGGACCGTCGCGGTCCAGCTGATCGGGGCCTCCGTCGCGCAGCCGGGTGGCGGTGAGATCATCGCGCGGGCCTTCTTCGGCGCTCGTCGTGCGGCGACGCGCGATCTGGTCCGCGCGGGGATGGACGCCGGTCAACTGCGGGACGACCTCGACCCCGACGTGGTGATCGACCTGCTCTTCGGGCCGATCGTGTTCCGCCTGTTCAACGGCCTCGGCGCGCTCGACGGTCGAGCCGCTCGTGCCAGCGCTGAGCTCGCCATGCGGAGCATCACCTGCTGTTGACGGGCTCGGCGGCATCGTCATGCCAGGGTGTTCGGTTCGTCCGGTGCGGTCAGTCGTCGACGCATCGTCGCCGAGTCCTCGTCCCACAGCGCCGCGTCCCTCATGACGACGGCGAGGACGTCGCCCGTCACGCCCGTGCGGATCGAGACGGCCCGGCGACGCGCGGCTGCACGGACCGCTGCTCGGAGCGCGCAGCCGCGGCGGAGCCACCGGACGGCTGGCTCGCTGTTCCCGACGGAGCGGCCGCTACGATGGATCTCGAGGGCCTTTAGCTCAGCTGGTAGAGCGCCACGTTTACACCGTGGATGTCAGTCCCGTCGCTCGCGCTCCGCTGGTCGCCGAAAGACCAGGTCAGGACGGTGATCGTCCCGTTCCCTCTGACTGGTCCGAGCGTTGCTCCGTGTCCGTGTCGGTTTGGTGTCGGTGCGGAAATGGCAACGGCTAGGCGGCAGCGACCGGTTCCACCGTGACCGAAGCCGCACCGATGTACGAGAGGCCCGGCACGACGGCGGCGCACATCTGCTCGAAGTGCGGCCGATCCACTGCCGCGATGAAGCGGAACACCGACTCGAGGACGACCACCGCCTCGTGCACGTCCACGGGCCGAGAGATGTCCGCTTCTTCGCTGTGCGACGACTGGTGAAGGAACCGCACCAGACGCTGGCGGAGTGGCTGCTCGATCTGGTGTTCGTCGAACGCCGTCCGCATGCTCCCTTCGAAGTCGCCCATGAGCACTGGCAACCGAAAGGCCAGGAACGACTCCAAGAGCCGCCTCGCGGCGTTCGGTAGGAGCGCA
Coding sequences within:
- a CDS encoding TetR/AcrR family transcriptional regulator — translated: MGAGASAGPQRGRPVSLQSRTAAVSAAAALLADAGWPEFSIDEVARRSGVGKATIYRHWAGAFPLAVEAWGDLVTEAVPTVSTGRVEDDLLDQVARLAEFYASADGTVAVQLIGASVAQPGGGEIIARAFFGARRAATRDLVRAGMDAGQLRDDLDPDVVIDLLFGPIVFRLFNGLGALDGRAARASAELAMRSITCC
- a CDS encoding amino acid--[acyl-carrier-protein] ligase translates to MTITEAPVTATPLDRARAALRARLLADRVLIDLGSPGLYGRTGVFERVYTAVDTAAVRSMADLDSEVLRFPPVEPLAAFERTDYIASFPDLAASISGFTGGDRKHRELLAARERGERWESFLEPADLMLAPAVCHPVYGLVGDTVQQAGRSFDIVGDSFRREPSLDPMRLQAFHMHEFVHIGTPTSAKAHRDEHIPVMRSLLEGFGLDIDVVPANDPFFGRVGKILARNQVEQALKYEFVTPVYGDAGEATAISSANLHEDHFGLSFGLRTEDGEVAHSACLAFGLERITIALFAAHGTDPAAWPAAVRRALTL
- a CDS encoding sigma-70 family RNA polymerase sigma factor produces the protein MNQITGDRADWALSTAGDGQAFGRVFDRHAPRLRRHAVGLVPTPADADDVVAIAFLEAWRRRDHVRFVDDSLLPWLLVTTTNAAHNLTRSTRRHRSFLGRFPVDDPAPDPAERFTDGDAVAALRGLGLADQRVLTLCVLEGLSEREAATALGVPAGTVKSRLHRAKARLHQQYTATAEPLGGAL
- a CDS encoding acyl-CoA dehydrogenase family protein, which gives rise to MTTLQPESPTRSVVAAGSTADRFAERTAAVAAVAAQFADEVDRDARPPREAIAAMREYGLLAAAVPVERGGEGASVSDLSAIATELGGACAATGMVFAMHQGQVMALWRHGGDAAGVRAMIDQVLGGALVASSTTEKGVGGDARRSTCAIEASTEVPGRIRLRKDAPVISYATESSAVFVTARRDPDAPASDQRLVICDTERTVLSQTSTWDTLGLRGTCSNGWILDAETTLDHVFRDDYATISAQTILPVSHVLWASVWLGIAASAAERARSAVRKQARASIGTTPPGALRLAELLVDLQGLADGVRHAAERFDAVADDPDTLESSAYALAANALKVGASQKVTDIVTAALRIVGIAGYAASGPMSIARHLRDAHGAAVMVSNDRLLQNDAGLALMSGAIL
- a CDS encoding phosphatidylserine decarboxylase family protein; translation: MTTPAETDHKRRGGWLPGQDDLEAWIEGHRERARAHRDRPLHPAVAAFRHLFDTDPVIRMGMTRMIEQVPHGKQYRKRHIEDTDEFFSLVNEVMTTAPAFSDGGMVTTPFAAILDWTMATPAGFAVYRDPKVNAALKDVLDAWAEYLDSPASLSVIVDAPDGWKSEQAQQVVGMDQFQHDPDAEHWGFTSWNDFFIRRFKDGQRPVAAPDDDTVVVSSSESTPYAIATNVQRRDEFWVKQQPYSLEDLLANDESVDRFVGGSVYQAFLSATNYHRWHAPVAGTIVRAFVQPGTYFSEADAEGSDAVEPKDSQGYLAHVAARAVIIIEADNPSLGHVAVVPVGMIEVSSCVIGDGIEPGRHVDKGDELGYFQFGGSTECLVFEPGAIESFAVQAFPDPRHPALVRLHTQIATAASV
- a CDS encoding Gfo/Idh/MocA family oxidoreductase, which gives rise to METLRVGIIGVNAARGWAREAHVPAIAATEGLELSAVATRSQTSADAAGAAFGVAAAYGDPLELIRDPDVDIVTVASSVSAHEPLIHAALQHGKHVVTEWPVAVGTAAMTTIAGAVAVAGVRSAVGLQARRDPAVLRAAQLLADHAVGRVLVVRVSSTTAGFGPTVDESAAPLEDPDAGMHLLTIQAAHTLDVVAALLGSPVEVSALHTVRFPELRSTTGSVVPRTLPDHVAVLGRFSDGAALVAEVVGGRGPDDTPFRLTIEGSTGVLELVGGAPRGFQAGVLELFVDGQRQPIDTPALPDSVVNVAGVYRALRADVRDGTSTAPSFVDAVRLAHLVDDLRRSDDTRASVTADQEWPRALRRIG
- a CDS encoding acyl carrier protein; translation: MQPDQNTLADTTEQAVRRALADHGRLTVDAWDVAPIADLYLLGLTSHATVNVMLAIENDLDAEFPDHLLHRATFSSVESLTTAAAQVTA
- a CDS encoding 4'-phosphopantetheinyl transferase superfamily protein, giving the protein MTAVRTGCDLAAVDDVLAGISAHGERYLARVFTVRERTDAHDDPERLAARFAGKEAVIKLLRPTGGQAVPLHDVAIVLDGHGAPVVELTGAALTLAEAQGITVVDVSLSHERGLALATAVALADR